A genomic stretch from Nymphalis io chromosome 25, ilAglIoxx1.1, whole genome shotgun sequence includes:
- the LOC126778134 gene encoding serine/threonine-protein phosphatase PP2A 65 kDa regulatory subunit gives MAASDSGTDDSLYPIAVLIDELKNEDVQLRLNSIKKLSTIALALGVERTRSELIPFLTETIYDEDEVLLALAEQLGNFINLVGGCEYAHCLLPPLEALATVEETVVRDKAVASLRAVSAHHSPQALEQYFVPLVQRLAGGDWFTSRASACGLFSVCYPRVSAPVKEELRGNFRSLCQDDTPMVRRAAAYKLGEFARVVEVEYVKSDLIPMFATLAQDEQDSVRLLAAEACAAVAALLPPEDMEQLVMPTVRQRAEDASWRVRYMVAEKFVELQQAVGPELARTDLAQIFQALLKDTEAEVRAAAAEKVKDFCMNLDKAHQEQIIMTMILPQIKDLVCDLNQHVKSALASIIMGLSPIVGRQNTIEHLLPLFLTQLKDECPEVRLNIISNLECVNEVIGIQQLVQSLLPAIVELAEDTKWRVRLAIIEHMPLLAGQLGQEFFDEKLTGLCMSWLIDHVYAIREAATLNLKKLVEQYGAAWAETNVIPKVLAMSREQNYLHRMTYLFCINVLSEVCGKDITTRVLLPTVLSMADDNVANVRFNVAKTLQKMAPYLDPAVIQPQVKPVLEKLNVDPDVDVKYFASEAIAGIAG, from the exons ATGGCGGCCAGCGATTCCGGGACGGATGACTCACTTTATCCTATTGCAGTACTTATTGACGAGTTAAAAAATGAAGATGTTCAACTAAGATTGAATTCTATTAAAAAGCTGTCGACAATAGCACTTGCTTTGGGCGTGGAGCGGACTAGATCTGAACTTATCCCGTTCTTGACGGAGACCATTTACGATGAAGATGAAGTACTTCTTGCTCTCGCTGAACAACTGG GAAACTTCATCAACTTGGTCGGAGGTTGCGAATATGCTCACTGCTTACTGCCACCACTGGAGGCTCTCGCTACAGTTGAAGAGACAGTCGTGCGTGACAAGGCTGTAGCATCACTAAGAGCAGTGTCCGCACACCACTCACCTCAAGCCCTGGAACAGTACTTTGTGCCATTAGTTCAACGTTTAGCGGGTGGTGACTGGTTTACATCAAGGGCATCAGCATGTGGACTTttcag CGTATGCTACCCGCGCGTATCGGCTCCTGTCAAAGAAGAACTTCGTGGGAACTTCCGCTCGCTGTGTCAAGATGATACGCCAATGGTGCGTCGCGCAGCGGCCTACAAACTGGGCGAATTCGCGAGAGTTGTTGAAGTTGAATATGTAAAGAGTGATCTCATACCGATGTTCGCTACCTTGGCACAG GATGAGCAAGACTCTGTGCGGCTGCTGGCGGCGGAAGCATGCGCCGCCGTGGCCGCGCTACTACCACCCGAGGACATGGAGCAGCTCGTGATGCCCACCGTGCGCCAGCGAGCCGAGGACGCCTCCTGGAGGGTGCGCTACATGGTTGCTGAGAA ATTTGTTGAGCTCCAGCAAGCTGTAGGACCGGAATTGGCTCGCACCGACCTCGCACAGATATTCCAAGCACTTCTCAAGGACACCGAAGCTGAAGTACGAGCCGCGGCTGCGGAGAAA GTCAAGGACTTCTGTATGAATCTAGACAAGGCACACCAAGAGCAAATTATTATGACTATGATACTGCCACAGATTAAAGATTTAGTCTGTGATCTCAACCAGCACGTTAAATCCGCTCTCGCATCTATCATTATGGGTCTTAGTCCCATCGTCGGCAGGCAAAACACTATTGAGCACCTTTTACCGTTATTCCTGACACAATTGAAAGATGAATGTCCAGAAGTCAGGCTTAACATCATATCAAACCTTGAATGTGTAAATGAAGTCATTGGCATTCAACAGTTAGTACAATCACTTCTACCAGCAATCGTTGAGCTCGCCGAGGACACAAAATGGCGCGTCCGTCTTGCCATCATTGAACATATGCCACTGTTGGCTGGACAACTTGGCCAAGAATTTTTCGATGAAAAGCTGACCGGCCTTTGCATGTCCTGGCTGATTGATCATGTCTATGCTATACGTGAAGCTGCTACATTAAACTTAAAGAAATTAGTCGAACAGTACGGAGCAGCGTGGGCTGAAACAAATGTTATACCAAAAGTGCTGGCTATGTCGCGTGAACAAAACTATTTACACAGAATGACCTACCTATTCTGCATCAATGTCCTCTCAGAGGTGTGTGGAAAAGATATAACGACACGAGTACTTCTGCCGACTGTCTTGTCTATGGCTGATGATAACGTTGCCAACGTTCGGTTCAATGTTGCCAAGACTCTCCAAAAAATGGCGCCATACTTAGACCCCGCCGTAATTCAGCCACAAGTCAAACCAGTTTTGGAGAAGTTGAACGTGGACCCTGATGTTGATGTTAAATATTTCGCTTCGGAAGCAATCGCTGGGATCGccggttaa
- the LOC126778062 gene encoding uncharacterized protein LOC126778062, whose protein sequence is MGEEDDLNTSIAHIVLCCVAGQNLGRVHAKSYSHPGMHVNFFVHGILGFLHYQSGRFNNDFRTPYFISYSASRYLALPCLMADLYRGDQSLSTIHLVSGLIPFVMALAGNDNPHLGNLMIACNIVSLCVYSQQNDRIWGWYTAGAGVIAYFCTPQIGKKVAYPLFLALMEYCAYKIFRIHFPSP, encoded by the exons ATGGGAGAAGAAGATGATCTTAATACTTCTATTGCACACATTGTGTTATGCTGTGTAGCTGGACAAAATCTAGGGCGTGTGCATGCCAAAAGTTATTCACATCCGGGGATGCATGTTAATTTTTTCGTTCATGGAATATTAGGATTTTTACACTACCAGA gCGGAAGATTTAATAACGATTTCAGAACACCCTATTTCATCAGTTACAGCGCTAGTCGATATTTAGCGCTGCCTTGTCTAATGGCAGATTTATACCGTGGCGACCAAAGCTTAAGTACAATCCATCTTGTCTCTGGTTTAATTCCATTCGTGATGGCCTTGGCAGGAAACGACAATCCACATTTAGGAAATTTGATGATCGCATGCAATATTGTATCATTGTGCGTTTATTCTCAACAGAATGATAGGATTTGGGGATGGTATACGGCTGGGGCGGGAGTTATTGCATATTTTTGTACTCCACAAATTGGTAAAAAAGTCGCGTACCCTTTGTTTCTTGCACTAATGGAATATTGTGCCTATAAAATCTTCCGTATTCATTTCCCCTCgccgtaa